The following are from one region of the Nitrospirota bacterium genome:
- the fdhE gene encoding formate dehydrogenase accessory protein FdhE produces MDIIEEIIAKKPHLDNTLRFYERSIQFAAAVKALGIPSRPGLNAYPPEFIGRIIERFLTVVDLPEGSLSPLKQALELGEIDFTRLPLLEVPAFSLPYSEDDLTMLLFLLSRPYFLGIQEVLQRDDRFWEEGRCPVCSARPSLLTVSPKGLQQHCSFCGTKGRYDAVGCPVCHNKNRALLNTFIVKKEKGFRVRACDRCKSYVKTVDEKIMGRMTPDLADLMSLPLDVVVQEKGYKRPSPNPIGMLRMSASG; encoded by the coding sequence GAAGAAATTATCGCGAAGAAGCCGCATCTCGATAACACGCTGCGGTTCTATGAAAGATCCATCCAGTTCGCGGCTGCGGTGAAGGCGCTCGGCATTCCGTCGAGGCCGGGTCTGAACGCCTATCCGCCGGAGTTCATTGGCCGGATCATTGAGCGTTTTCTGACTGTTGTTGATCTGCCCGAAGGCAGCCTGTCACCTCTGAAGCAGGCCCTGGAGCTCGGCGAGATCGATTTTACGAGGCTCCCTCTGCTTGAAGTGCCGGCGTTCTCGCTCCCGTATTCCGAGGACGATCTTACGATGCTTCTTTTTCTTTTAAGCAGGCCATACTTTCTCGGGATACAAGAGGTCCTTCAGCGTGATGACCGCTTTTGGGAAGAAGGGAGGTGTCCCGTATGCAGTGCGCGGCCGTCCCTGTTGACCGTCTCCCCGAAGGGTTTGCAGCAGCACTGTTCTTTCTGTGGTACGAAAGGACGGTATGATGCCGTCGGATGTCCTGTTTGTCATAATAAGAATCGGGCGTTGCTGAACACTTTTATTGTCAAGAAAGAAAAAGGATTCAGGGTCCGCGCCTGCGATCGTTGCAAATCGTATGTCAAGACCGTGGATGAAAAAATAATGGGCCGCATGACGCCTGATCTTGCAGACCTGATGAGCCTGCCCCTGGACGTTGTGGTCCAGGAAAAAGGCTACAAGCGTCCTTCTCCGAATCCCATCGGGATGTTACGGATGTCCGCCAGTGGATGA
- a CDS encoding DnaJ domain-containing protein, protein MISSAGDIKDMTIPWLFQDLRKEKETGTVVFSRDREIKKVFFRNGDILFASSNLDEDRLGEFLMRTGKITSAQFDSSSEAVIKTGKKLGAVLFEMGILTAQDLVAQVKLQVKEIIIKLFGWRDGGYQFDGRPLPVSEIIPIHMSTGDLIIEGIRNLDWKGIRKSLPSIKTILRTSTDPSLLFQSVHLDQDQRTVFSLIDGSTSIQELCVLSGIGDFNTLKAVYAMLALRMAETGEIKTREDKIVSAVVRETVAAEVKKEEKAPATEISVTKETLQNAFDSLGRQNHYEVLEVGHGATALEIKKAYFHLAKHYHPDRHFEPEMSDMKEKLEALFSRIHDAYETLSSPTARKEYNIDLASGADRDREEGKAHKGTTANRETARAQFNEGIKQFNQGNFWGAEEAFEWAIRLDPGNAEYVFRRGLTLARIPRRGHEAEEHFVRAIEKAPKKSDYHLELGNFYARSGLKEKALAAYRNALQHDPMSDKITKAIQKISG, encoded by the coding sequence ATGATCTCTTCAGCCGGCGACATAAAGGACATGACCATCCCCTGGCTCTTTCAGGACCTCCGGAAAGAGAAGGAGACCGGCACCGTTGTCTTTTCGCGCGACCGGGAAATAAAAAAGGTGTTCTTCAGGAACGGGGACATCCTCTTCGCCTCATCGAATTTGGATGAGGACAGGCTGGGAGAGTTCCTGATGCGAACGGGAAAGATCACCAGCGCCCAGTTCGACTCCTCATCGGAAGCCGTCATCAAAACTGGTAAAAAACTGGGCGCCGTCCTGTTCGAGATGGGAATCCTCACCGCGCAGGACCTCGTGGCCCAGGTGAAGCTCCAGGTCAAGGAGATCATCATTAAGCTATTCGGCTGGCGCGACGGGGGCTACCAGTTCGATGGCCGCCCCCTGCCGGTCTCCGAGATCATCCCCATCCATATGAGCACCGGCGACCTGATCATCGAAGGCATCCGCAATCTCGACTGGAAAGGTATCCGCAAATCGCTCCCTTCGATCAAGACCATCCTGCGCACCTCAACGGACCCCTCGCTCCTCTTCCAGAGCGTCCACCTCGATCAGGACCAGCGGACGGTCTTTTCGCTCATCGACGGCTCCACAAGCATTCAGGAACTATGCGTACTGTCAGGCATCGGGGACTTCAACACCCTGAAGGCGGTATACGCGATGCTGGCCCTCAGGATGGCGGAAACCGGAGAGATCAAGACCCGGGAGGATAAGATCGTGTCCGCGGTCGTGCGCGAAACCGTCGCGGCCGAAGTGAAAAAAGAGGAGAAAGCCCCTGCGACCGAGATATCCGTCACCAAGGAGACCCTCCAGAACGCCTTCGACAGTCTGGGACGTCAGAACCATTATGAAGTGCTCGAGGTGGGCCACGGCGCCACGGCGCTGGAGATCAAAAAGGCGTACTTCCATCTTGCCAAGCACTACCATCCGGACCGGCACTTTGAACCCGAGATGAGCGACATGAAGGAAAAGCTCGAAGCGCTCTTTTCGCGGATCCACGATGCCTATGAAACCCTCAGTTCACCGACCGCGCGCAAGGAATACAACATCGATCTCGCCAGCGGGGCTGATAGGGACCGGGAGGAGGGAAAAGCCCATAAGGGAACAACAGCCAACCGGGAGACTGCCCGCGCGCAGTTCAACGAGGGAATTAAACAGTTTAACCAGGGAAACTTTTGGGGTGCCGAGGAGGCCTTCGAGTGGGCGATCCGTCTTGATCCCGGGAATGCGGAATACGTATTTCGCCGGGGCCTGACGCTCGCGCGCATTCCGCGCAGGGGCCACGAAGCGGAAGAGCACTTTGTGAGGGCGATCGAGAAAGCTCCGAAAAAAAGCGACTACCATCTGGAGCTCGGAAACTTCTACGCGAGAAGCGGCCTGAAAGAGAAGGCGCTCGCCGCATACCGGAATGCCCTGCAGCACGACCCGATGTCTGACAAGATCACCAAGGCCATCCAGAAGATCAGCGGATAG